CGGGCCGCATGCTGCTCGATCCCCAGCCGCTCGCGCTGCGGCCGCTGCTCGAAGACGCCGTCGAGCTCTTTCGTCCGAAGGCCGACGAAAAGAAGCTCCTGCTCGGCTTTCAGTGGCCTCGCGAAGGCCCGCGCTTCGTTCGCTGTGACGGGGGCCGGCTGCGCCAGGTGCTGCTGAACCTCGTGGGCAACGCCGTGAAGTTCACCGCACAGGGCTCCGTGTCGCTCCAGGTCTCCTTCGATGCGGAGGGCACCCAGACCTGGCTCGATGTCGCGGTCGTCGATACCGGCATCGGCATCAGCGACGAACAAGCGACCCACCTCTTCGAGCCCTTCACCCAGGCCGACGAGGGCACGGCCCGCCGGTTCGGGGGCTCGGGCCTGGGCCTGGCGATCAGCCGCAGGCTGCTCGAGCTCATGGGGGGCACGCTGACGCTCTCGAGCGCCCTCGCGCAGGGCTCTACCTTTCGGCTGCGCATGCCGGTGGAGATCATCGATCACGTGCCCAGCGCTCACCACACGCCGCCCCCGGTTCGGCTACGCACCCGTCGCCTGCGCGTGCTCGTGGCCGAGGACAACCGGGTGAACCAGGTGGTCACGGAACGGCTGCTCAACAAGCTGAACTGCGATGTCACGCTTGCCGCCGACGGGCGCCAGGCCATCACCCTCGCGCAGCGGCATCGCTACGATCTCATCCTCATGGATTGCCAGATGCCCGAGCTCGACGGCTTCGAGGCCGCCACGATGTTGCGCAGCGATGGAGGCCTCAGCCAGGACGCGCCCATCGTGGCGCTCACCGCCAATGCCTTTCACGAAGACCGTCAGCGTTGCCTGGCCGCCGGCATGAACGACCACGTCGCCAAGCCCATCTCCCGCGACATGCTGGAGCGGGTGTTGGCACGCTGGGGCGGCGGTTAGCCGCCCTCGCGTCGGTGCGGGGCCGCGGCACCTCGTGTGCGCGGCTTCGACAATCGGTTTTCTCGAACGCTGCCTTCCAAACTACGTCTTGGTCGCCGCCGGCTTCGGTGCCTACACCTAAAACGGGCGTGGGATTGTCGACGTTCACCAACCACAGAGGAGGGCCTATGCGCGTAGATGTTAGGTTTCGTGGTCTCGATGTCTCTGCGTGGCTCCGCGAGCATACGTTCCGACAAGCGGAAGCCTGCCTCGGGCGCTTCGAGCGTGAGCTGAACTGCGTGAGGGTGCGGATCGCAGACGTCAATGGACCCAAGGGTGGGCTCGACAAAGCGTGTCGCGTAACGGTCCACGGGCCCCGTTGTGGATCATTCACCGTGGACGAACTCAGCACCGACCCCTACGTGGCCGTGGCCTTGGCCTTCGAGCGGCTATCCCACAGCCTCAATCGGCAGTTCGCGCGGGCGCGTGTGCGGAAGACGACCCCTCTTTTGGCCGTTCGCGCTTCGTGACCCCAGCGCCGCGGTCTTGGCCCGTGCCCTTCTGGTCAGTCTTTGTACTGGTTCGGATCGAGCCCGTAGCGCCCAAGCGCGCGGTGAATGACGGCCCATTGACGATCGAGCACCTTGGCGATGCGGGCCACGCTGCCCTTGTGCTCCCGTAGTAAGCCCTCGAGGGCCTCCTTGCTGGGCAAGGGCCGGGGAGAGCGGCGGACGCTCTCGAGGCTTTCGGGGGTGGGCTCCGCGTGTGACGCCGGGGGCGTGGGCGACGGGTGGGAGCGAACCTGCGCAGACAGAGTTTGCGGCAAGTGCGGCAGGCCGATGCGTCCCACCTCGGCCGCGTAAAGCCGTGCTTCGCGCACGACCTTCTCGAGTTCTCTGACGTTGCGTGGCCACGCGTACAGCGAAAGCGCCAGGAACGCCGCGGGTTCAATCTCCATGCCTTGGGCCCCAAGCCCGGCGAGCAGATGGGACACGATGGGCCCGAGATCCTCCGGGCGTTCGCGCAGAGGGAGCAAGCGAATCGGCTCCGCGCCGAGGCGTCCCAGCAGGTCGCCGCGCAGAGCGGGGCCGGATTCCTCGAGGATCGCATCGAAGACGGTTTGGCTCGTCGCCGCCACGAAGCGCGTGTCGAGGCGTCGAGGGCTCGTGGCCCCAAGGGGGGTGAACTGCCGCGTTTGGATGAGGCGCAACAGTTTGGCTTGCGCCGCCGAGGGCATGTCGCCGATCTCGTCGAGCAGCAAGGTGCCGTTTTGGGCCTCCTCGATGAGCCCCCGCTTGGATTGACCGGCCTGGCTATGGGCGCCCCGCACGTAACCAAACAGCTCGCTCTCCAGAAGCTCGCCCGGCACCGCCGCGCAGTTGATGGGAACGAAAGGGCCGCTCCGCCCGCTGGCGGCGTGCACGGCACGGGCGTAGACCTCCTTGCCCACCCCCGTTTCGCCCACGAGCAGGATCTCCTCGTGGCTCGGCGCCAGGCGGCGGAGGCGGGCCAGCATGCGCGCCATCCGGGGGGAGGCCGTGGCCACGGGTCCCAGGGGGGCCGCCTGTTCCTCGCAAAGCGCGTCGTGATCCGTTGCGTCGACCAGGCGGAACACGGCGGCCTGACCTCCGAACAGGAAAAACATACCGTCGGAGAGCCTTGTGGGGCCGCGGATCGGGCGGCCGTTGACGAGGGTGCCGTTGGTGCTGCCAAGGTCGGTGATGAACCAGCCCTCGGGCTGCCAGCTGATGCGTGCGTGGCGGCCCGAGGCGCGTCGGTGAGCCAGCGTCCACGTGGCCGCCCCCCCTTCCGCGGACGGGCGCCGGCCGACCTCCAGGCCGCTCCGGGGCAACTCGATCCAGCGCCGCTCCCCTGGTGCGCCCCCTCGCGCCGCGTCCCCCGCGTCGATGAGCAACGCGTAACGGCCCTTGAGAGGCTGTGACGATTCAGCCTCCGTGTGGAAGGTAGGTTCGTCCGAGGGTGACGGGGTCTGCGCAGACATCAGGCGGAGGCTCACGGTCCGGAGCGAGCTGAATCATATCTGACTCATGTGACCCCTTGATGACAGGTGCCTAGTGTCAAAGGTTACATTCGATACCGCAAACACCGGAATTTCCTCAATCATAAATGAGGAAGCGGGCTCCTTGCGGGTTGGCCCGCGGCTTGAAGAGCAGTCGCCCGCCGGGCGGTCGGAGACCTGCTCGGCCCTGCGGGAGACGACAGGGGGGCGGGTCGGCGTCGTGGGAACGTCTCGAACGTGTGACCTGTCAATCGACCGAAAGGGCAGAGCCTAACGCCATGAAAACTTATTTCGCCGTGACGCCTGATGGCCATTCCCAACCCGTGGCGCTGTTCCAGCAGCTGGAAGACGCGATCGAGTGGGGCATGGGACACATCGGCGCCGACAAGTTCAGCATTCGGGGCGTGGTGGGGGCGGCCACCCGTTGGGCGGAGGGAGAGGTGCCGTCCGAGGTGGTGCAAGGAAACTAGGGGCTGGGAAGGGTGGGAGGCGCTGCATCCGGGGGCTCCGCACGGTTGGGTTGGGCACGGAGGTGAGTGGGCGTGCGGCGCCCGCCGGTGGGCAGCATCGACGAGAGATTTCCGTAGGCGCGCGAGAACCAGCCCGGTATGCGCGCTTGTTGGGCCATGACGATCTGCTGCCAAACGGCGTTCGCGCTCGGGGGGCGGGCGATGGGATCGTCCTGCAGGCACGCCGCGCAGACGTCGGTCATTTCCTGGATGGCCGGATTGTCCGAGTGCGCGAACACCACGTAGCGGCCCGCGTGCCCTTCACTGCGCTCCCAACGAGGCCGCTCTCCGTAGAGGATCTCGTGCACCACCAGGCCGAGCTGCCACACGTCGGACTGAAAGGTGGGCTTTTGGCCCATCACCACCTCGGGCGCCATGTAGCCTGGCGTGCCGCCGATGAAGGTCATGGTCTCGTCGGGGTCCATGGCCAATCCGAAATCGGCCACCGCCAGCCGACCATCGGTCATGCGCAGGATGTTCCGGGGGGTCACGTCGCGGTGAACGATGCCCGCGGTGTGGATTGCGGCAAGACCCGCGATGACGGCGCGCGCATCGGCGATCCGATCTTCATCGGGGCGTTGGGTGTCGATCTGCATCTGGCCCCGCAGCGTGCCCCCGCCCGCGAGCTGCATCGTCAGGAACGTGCCTCCCTCGGTGTGGCGGAAGTCGAGGACCTGGCAGACATTGGGATGCAGGATCTGACGTGCCAGGCGAAACTCGCGGCCGAGCCGCGCGATCCACTGCCGTTCGAGCGCCAGCTCCGGGCGCAGGAGTTTCAGAGCCACGGGCTGCGCGGTCTGCTTGTCGAGCGCCCGAAAGACGTAGGCCATGCCTCCGCGCGCCAGCAGGCCCTCGACTTCGTAGCGCTCCGCCAGCACCGTGCCAGGGCTGGGAAGATCGCCTGGCCTGGCCTCGAAGTTCCGCTCCTCGGCTTCGGTGTGGGCCCGGGCTTCGCCCACGAGCGCAAGTCTGGGCGCCGCCGTCTCGAGCCGTGCCACCCCGGCACCCACCGGGCGTCCCTGGGGCTTGGTGGTGGGTTGGGACACTTGCAGCTCTTCACTCGTATGTTCGAGAAAGCGCGTTTCGGCTGCCTTGGCCACTTCGTCGAGCTCGGCCAGATACCGCTTCCGAATGTCGCGCGCCTGGCGCCAGGTGCCCAGGGCCTGCCACCCTGCCACCGCCGCGGCCCCGGCGCCTGCCCCCAAAAACCGGCCTGAAAGCGGGGCGGACATGAGCATCGCCCCCAGCGCCCCGGCGGCCGCACCGGTTGGGTACGGCCACCACGAGAGCTTCTCGACCCAGTGCAGATGGTAGCAGCATCGCGTCCCACCCCGCTGCTGGCACTCCGTCTCGTTGATGATGGCGGGCGGAAGGCGCCACAGCGTGGGGATGGAAGCCAGGTAGGCGCGGCGCAGATGGCAGAGGTAAGGAGAGGCCTCCCGCACCCGTTCGTCGGACTGGCGGAACTCGAGGACGCCGAAGCCCCGCCGAATTTCGAGCACCTTGATGCGGCTCACCTTGCTGAGAAGCGCCGCCACCCGCGGCGTGTACTGGTACGTGGTCCGCGGAGAGCCGAAGGCCCGCAGCAGGGGCACGAGAAAGCCGAGCGACTTTTCCGAAAGAGCGGCCTCGGTGGTTCGCTCCGCCACGTGCGCCAGCCCGACGCGCTCCACCACCCACTTGGTCAAGGCCTCGCAGAACCGCTGAGAGACCCAGTTCGACTGGTTGCGCAGGTACTCGAGGTCGATCTGCCACTCTCCCAGGAACTGCATGAACTCCCCACGGTCGCACTCCTCCGTGGCGACGTTCATCAGCGTGTCGATGTAACGACAGCTGAGCTCGAAGGCGATGGCAGGAGAAGAAGGCATAGGCGAGGCTTAGGAACCTGTTCTCTCTCGCCCAAGGGGCACAAGGCAAGCACGACCGTCAGGCGTCACGCCGATCTTGCCAAAGGCCAAAAGGGGGCGCGGCGCAAGGTTGAAGGCGGGGGAGCGGTCCTGCCCTGCAGGGTCCACCCTTTACCGTTCCGTTTGGCCTATCGTGGCATCCTGCAACGCAAGAGCGTGGCCAAAGTCACGGCCGGACCGGGATCTCGAGGGCCGGGGGCACCACGCTCGCGGTGAAGCTGACTGACCCTTGAATGCCCAGGTCGCTGCGTTCGTCGACGGTGCATCGAAGGCGAGCACATGGGAGCGGCGTTCCGACGGAGCGAGTGGTTGGTGACGACGGCAGGCGTCACGCTGGTTTGTTTTGCGGGTTGTTCTTTGACACCCCCCGCGCGGCATGTCCGGCTGGCGTTACGGGCGCCTGCGGGGGCCGACGTCGAATCGACAGCCGCGGGGGAAGCGGTGGTTCGCTGGTCGGTGGGCACGACCCGCTTCGCCCTGTCGCCCCATGGGGCGCTCGACGACCTGCTCAACCTGTGGATCGCCGTGCAAAACGACGGCGCAGACCCCGTAGTCTTTCAGCCCTCCCGCGTGCAATACGCCTTTTGCCGCCCTGACCGCGCCGCGAGAACGCCACCTTCGCCCCCGCGTGACCATGACGGCGCGGCACCGCTTCCCGTCCGCTGCGGGGGGTGGACCCCGGTCCCCGACAAGTCAACCGTTCTTGCGCGTCTGCTCGAACGGGAGAGACGACGGCAGGCGGCCGACGAGGCCGACGCCACGGTCGTAGCGTTCGTCATGGCCCTGACTTTCGTGCTGCTCTTTGCCGTCGTCGCCTCTGCGGCGTCGGACTCTGGCGCGAGGCGGTCCTCGACCTCCTCGCGCCGTGGGAGCCGATGGCCGGCCCGCATCGTGGGACATGCGGCCCGGCTCACGGTCGACGCTGCCTTGGGCCCTTCGAGCAGCTTTGGGGCGGCGGATGCCTGGATCTTGCCCTTGCCTTTGCTCTTCGCCGTGGGGGCCGCTCTCGACGAAACAGTCATCGCGCCCGGCGCGTACGAAGCGGGGCATGTCTTCATCCCTCCGGACCTCGGCGCTTCGTCCTTGCGCCTCCGTATCGAAACGGGTGACGACGTCACCACCGTCGATTTCGACTATCGCGCCGAAAGGCCCCCCACCGAAGGGGACGCGCGTTTGCCGCGGCCGCGGGGGGGAGTATAGGGCCCCTCGCAGGCAACCACTTTGTCATCGGGTTTCATTCTCTCGCATACTCCCCTCGTGCCCGAACCGGACTCACTGTCGTTGGCCACCACCGCCCCGCGCCTCATGGTGGCCCTGCTCGTGGGGCTGCTCATCGGGCTCGATCGGGAACGGTCCGAGGCCCGCAAGCAGAAAAGCTCGATGGGCGGCGTGCGAACCTTCCCTTTGCTGGCCCTGCTGGGCGCGCTGTCTAGCCTGCTCGAGCCCCGCCTGGGCCTTTGGCCCCTGGGGTTGGCGTTCGGGGGCGTGATCGCGATCGTGGCTGTGGCCTACGTGCGCACCTCGGCGACGGCGCTGGGTGCTACCACGGAGATGGCCGCGCTCGTCACGTTCGTCTTGGGCGTGTTCGCGGGGCAGGGGGCGCTGCTTCTGGCAGGAGCCGTCGGGGTCGTGGTGGCGGTGCTCCTGGTGGCGAAGCTACGGCTCGAGCGCGTTTCCCGTTCGATGAGCGAAGAGGAGATCACGGCCACCCTGGAATTAGCCGTGATTTCCGCGATCGTGCTGCCGCTCGTGCCCAACAGGAGCTACGGACCTTGGGGGGGCCTCAACCCCTTCGAGGTGTGGC
Above is a genomic segment from Myxococcales bacterium containing:
- a CDS encoding HPF/RaiA family ribosome-associated protein yields the protein MRVDVRFRGLDVSAWLREHTFRQAEACLGRFERELNCVRVRIADVNGPKGGLDKACRVTVHGPRCGSFTVDELSTDPYVAVALAFERLSHSLNRQFARARVRKTTPLLAVRAS
- a CDS encoding sigma 54-interacting transcriptional regulator, with amino-acid sequence MSAQTPSPSDEPTFHTEAESSQPLKGRYALLIDAGDAARGGAPGERRWIELPRSGLEVGRRPSAEGGAATWTLAHRRASGRHARISWQPEGWFITDLGSTNGTLVNGRPIRGPTRLSDGMFFLFGGQAAVFRLVDATDHDALCEEQAAPLGPVATASPRMARMLARLRRLAPSHEEILLVGETGVGKEVYARAVHAASGRSGPFVPINCAAVPGELLESELFGYVRGAHSQAGQSKRGLIEEAQNGTLLLDEIGDMPSAAQAKLLRLIQTRQFTPLGATSPRRLDTRFVAATSQTVFDAILEESGPALRGDLLGRLGAEPIRLLPLRERPEDLGPIVSHLLAGLGAQGMEIEPAAFLALSLYAWPRNVRELEKVVREARLYAAEVGRIGLPHLPQTLSAQVRSHPSPTPPASHAEPTPESLESVRRSPRPLPSKEALEGLLREHKGSVARIAKVLDRQWAVIHRALGRYGLDPNQYKD
- a CDS encoding protein kinase, with the protein product MPSSPAIAFELSCRYIDTLMNVATEECDRGEFMQFLGEWQIDLEYLRNQSNWVSQRFCEALTKWVVERVGLAHVAERTTEAALSEKSLGFLVPLLRAFGSPRTTYQYTPRVAALLSKVSRIKVLEIRRGFGVLEFRQSDERVREASPYLCHLRRAYLASIPTLWRLPPAIINETECQQRGGTRCCYHLHWVEKLSWWPYPTGAAAGALGAMLMSAPLSGRFLGAGAGAAAVAGWQALGTWRQARDIRKRYLAELDEVAKAAETRFLEHTSEELQVSQPTTKPQGRPVGAGVARLETAAPRLALVGEARAHTEAEERNFEARPGDLPSPGTVLAERYEVEGLLARGGMAYVFRALDKQTAQPVALKLLRPELALERQWIARLGREFRLARQILHPNVCQVLDFRHTEGGTFLTMQLAGGGTLRGQMQIDTQRPDEDRIADARAVIAGLAAIHTAGIVHRDVTPRNILRMTDGRLAVADFGLAMDPDETMTFIGGTPGYMAPEVVMGQKPTFQSDVWQLGLVVHEILYGERPRWERSEGHAGRYVVFAHSDNPAIQEMTDVCAACLQDDPIARPPSANAVWQQIVMAQQARIPGWFSRAYGNLSSMLPTGGRRTPTHLRAQPNRAEPPDAAPPTLPSP